A single region of the Vicia villosa cultivar HV-30 ecotype Madison, WI linkage group LG4, Vvil1.0, whole genome shotgun sequence genome encodes:
- the LOC131600563 gene encoding abscisic acid receptor PYL2 yields the protein MSCFCISYFCPFLIFIFFLHLACYFPFDTPQNMSSELSHHDIQGLTQEEFKELEPIIKKYHILEPTTNTCTSIITYKIEAPSSIVWPFVRSFENPQKYKHFIKGCNMKGDGNVGSIREVTVVSGLPASTSTERLEILDDEKHVLSFRVVGGEHRLQNYRSVTSVNEFVDNEGKVYTIVVESYIVDIPHGNTEEDTKMFVDTVVKLNLQKLGVVAMSSSSSDCMENNI from the coding sequence ATGTCTTGTTTTTGCATATCATATTTTTGTCCATTTCTcatcttcatcttttttcttcatcttGCATGCTATTTTCCTTTTGACACCCCCCAAAACATGTCTTCAGAATTATCACACCATGATATCCAAGGTCTAACACAAGAAGAATTCAAAGAACTAGAACCAATCATTAAAAAATACCACATATTAGAACCAACCACAAACACATGCACATCGATCATAACCTACAAAATCGAAGCACCATCAAGCATAGTATGGCCATTCGTACGAAGCTTCGAGAATCCACAAAAATACAAACATTTCATCAAAGGTTGTAACATGAAAGGTGACGGAAACGTCGGTAGCATAAGAGAAGTCACCGTTGTTTCGGGTTTACCGGCCTCCACGAGCACCGAAAGGTTAGAGATTTTGGATGATGAGAAACATGTACTAAGTTTTAGAGTTGTTGGTGGCGAACATCGGCTTCAGAATTATCGATCGGTTACTTCGGTTAATGAGTTTGTTGACAACGAAGGTAAGGTTTATACTATTGTTGTGGAATCTTATATTGTTGATATTCCTCATGGGAACACAGAAGAAGATACCAAGATGTTTGTTGATACTGTTGTGAAGCTTAATCTTCAGAAACTTGGAGTTGTTGCTATGAGTTCATCTTCATCAGATTGCATGGAGaacaatatataa